In Misgurnus anguillicaudatus chromosome 5, ASM2758022v2, whole genome shotgun sequence, a genomic segment contains:
- the mapk13 gene encoding mitogen-activated protein kinase 13, with the protein MESQVGFGREEINSTIWEVPNKYMCLKQIGTGAYGSVCSAINNKTKETVAIKKLHRPFQSEIFAKRAYRELRLLKHMKHENVIGLLDVFTPATRLEDFQDFYLVMPYMFTDLSKVKGLLSEDRVQFLVYQMLCGLKYIHGAGIIHRDLKPGNLAVNQDCELKILDFGLARHTEAEMTGYVVTRWYRAPEVILNWMHYTQTVDIWSVGCIMGEMFNGKTLFKGKDYMDQLTQIMKVTGTPGQEFIGKLESQEAKSYVSSLPVYPRKDFSALFPRASKKAVDLLEKMLVLDAGARLTADGALAHSYFDGLRDPEDWPEPTPYDDSYDNATLPLEEWKRLSFKEVRSFVPFPRRDSKRRNTLTMT; encoded by the exons ATGGAGTCACAGGTCGGGTTCGGTCGGGAGGAGATCAACAGCACGATATGGGAAGTTCCGAACAAGTACATGTGTTTAAAGCAGATCGGAACCGGGGCGTACGGCAGTGTGTG TTCAGCCATCAATAACAAAACCAAAGAGACGGTGGCCATCAAAAAGTTGCATCGGCCCTTTCAGTCAGAGATCTTTGCGAAGAGAGCCTATCGTGAACTGAGGCTCCTTAAGCACATGAAACACGAAAAT GTGATAGGCCTGCTAGACGTCTTCACTCCTGCCACCAGACTGGAAGACTTCCAAGACTT CTACTTGGTGATGCCGTACATGTTCACAGATCTCTCTAAAGTTAAAGGCCTTCTCTCAGAAGATCGGGTGCAGTTCCTGGTCTATCAGATGCTGTGCGGACTAAAG TACATTCATGGTGCTGGCATCATTCACAGA GACCTCAAACCGGGAAATCTGGCAGTTAACCAGGATTGTGAGCTGAAG ATCCTGGATTTTGGCCTGGCACGTCACACGGAAGCAGAGATGACAGGTTATGTCGTGACGCGGTGGTATCGAGCCCCTGAGGTCATTCTAAACTGGATGCATTACACGCAGACAG tGGATATCTGGTCGGTTGGGTGCATCATGGGTGAAATGTTCAATGGAAAAACACTCTTTAAAGGAAAAGACT ACATGGATCAGTTGACTCAGATAATGAAAGTTACCGGGACACCTGGTCAAGAATTCATTGGCAAACTAGAAAGTCAAGAG GCAAAGAGCTACGTCAGCTCACTGCCCGTCTACCCACGCAAGGACTTCTCTGCGTTGTTTCCCAGAGCCAGTAAAAAAG CGGTAGACCTGCTTGAGAAGATGCTGGTGTTAGATGCAGGAGCCCGTCTCACTGCTGATGGTGCATTGGCACACAGTTATTTTGATGGCCTGAGAGATCCAGAGGACTGGCCAGAGCCAACGCCGTATGACGACAGCTACGACAACGCCACATTGCCCTTAGAAGAATGGAAAC GTTTATCATTTAAAGAAGTCAGAAGTTTTGTTCCGTTCCCAAGAAGAGATTCAAAGAGAAGAAACACGCTTACAATGACATAG